CGCAGACGCGCGCGCTCTCGGCCTGAGCGTTCGGCCTCGACCGCTCTCCGGGAACCTCGGAGTCGTCCGCGAGCACACTCCTCGTGCTAGGAACATGGCATGGCCGAGTCGTTCCGCACCACCTCCTGCGTCAGCCACGGACATCCGGAGTTCACCGTCGTGTTCACCGAGCCGCAGTTGCCCGGCATGGAGAACTGGCTGCTGTCGTATCTGGAGTCCACCGTCGCGGCGGGGACGCGGTACCACCCCGGCGAGACGATCCGGATCGGCTGGAATCTGGTCCGGGTGCGTGGCCGCGACGACGGCACCCTGGGCCTGGCCGAACGCACCGATACGCGGACCTGGGCCGAGCAGGTCGACCGCACCCTGCGTGACGTCTGGTATCAACGCGAAGTGGCGGCCGGAGTCGGTTTGACCGATCGGCTGGACTTTCCCGGCGAGGATCAGCAGGCGATCGTCTCGTCGTGCGGACTCGAATCGCCGGTGCTGGTCCTGACCCGCGCCGCGACCGACGACCCGGAGTTCTCCGGCTGGTCGGTCGAGTGCTTCGAAGACCACGCGCACCGCTCGTCGTACTACACCACGCTGCTCGAGCTGGCCACCGCCATGCCTTTCGCGGTGCAGTTCCTCGCGCTTCCGGCCACGACGACGGTGCTGATCGAAAGCCCCGAGATCACCCCCACCGGCGCCATCCGGCCGCACATCGTGGATGCCGACGGCGTGGAGATGTGCCCGATTCCCGGCTCCTACCTGGACTATCTGGTCAACGGCGCACCGGCCGACTAGTCGTCGGGTCCGAGCAGATCCGTCACGACGGCGTGGGCGGTGCGCACGCCCCACTCGTCGCCCATCTGCCGCGCGGTGTGCGCCGCGGCGATCACCGCGTCCAGTTCGAACGCGACGGCATCGGCGGCACGGCCGTCGAGATGACCCTGCTGCTGGGCGCGGCGAATCTCCTTCACCAAGAACGTGAGCCAGTCCCGCCGGTCTTCGGCGATGGCGTCACGTACCGGTCCCGGTCTGCTGTCGAATTCCGCGAGGGTCGCGACGCGGAAGCACCCGCCGGGAAACGCCGGCTCGGCCACCTGACCGAGCCAGCGCTCGACCAGGGCGCGCAGGCGCGGTAGTCCGGCGGGCTCACTCAGGCTCGGCGTGATGACCTCGTCGATGAAGACCTGCCGCGCGGTCTGCACCGCGGCGAGCTGCAAGCTCTCCTTGCTGCCGAAAAGGGTGGCGATACCGCTTTTGCTCAGCCCCAGATCGGCGGCCAAGCGGCCGATGCTCAGGCCGGTGAGGCCCTCGACGGAGGCCACCTCGGCGGCGCGGCGGGCGATCGACGCCCGCGCCCGGGCGCCTTTGGCCACCCGCTGGTCGGTCTCGCGCGGCCGGCCACTCGCGGTGACGGACTCGGTCATGCACTCATTCTTCCACTTCGCTGTTGCACATACGAACGTATGGTCGTACTTTAAGTGAACGAACGATCGTGCGTTTTGTTTCCCTCTTCCTAAGGACTTCCCCATGACCGAGGCGTCCGTGCGGCTGGACAGCCCGCCGACCGCGACCGCGGCTACCCGCACCTTGCTGATCGCTTGCGGCGCGGCCTTCATCGCTTTCCTCGACCTCTCCGTCGTCAATATCGCCTTCCCCTCGATCGCCCGGGACTACCCCGACACGGCCACCACCACGCTGACCTGGATCGTCAGCGGATACGCGGTCGCTTTCGCCGCCCTGCTCACACCGGCCGGACGTTTCGCCGACGCGCTCGGGCGCCGCAGGCTGTTCCTCGGCGCGCTGGCCGGTTTCGCCCTCACCTCGTTGCTGTGCGGACTCGCTCCGACAGCGGGCTGGCTCATCGCGGGGCGGGTGCTGCAAGGCGCGACAGCGGCGCTGATGGTGCCCTCGGCCCTCGGCCTGGTGCTCGCCGCCACCCCGCGGGAGAAGATCGGCGCGGCCATCGGAGCCTGGTCGGCCGCGGGCGGGTTCGCCGCGGTGGTCGGTCCCGCACTCGGTGGCGCGCTCGTCGAAGGATTCGACTGGCGGGCGGTCTTCGTGATCAACGTGCCGGTGGCACTCCTGCTCATCGCGGCGGCCCTGCGCATTCCGGCCGTGGACGGCCGTCCTTCCGGCGGAGCGCTGCCGGATCCGCTGGGCACACTCGCGGTGGCGCTGGGTCTCGGCGGGCTGGTCGCGGGCGTCACCGAGGGGCAGCGCTGGGGCTGGACCTCGGCGGGGACGCTGTCCGCGCTGATCGGCGGCGGACTGCTGGTCGTCGCCGCGCTGGTCCGCTCCGCGCGTCATCGCGAGCCCGCGATCGCCGTTGACCTCTGGCGCAGCAGGTCCTACGCGCTGGCCAACGCGACCTCGTTCGTCTTCGGCGCGGCCATGTTCGCCTGGTTGCTGTCGGGACCACTGTTCCTCGACGCGATCTGGGGCTACTCGGTGCTCGGCTCGGCGGGCGCGATGACCATCGGGGCGGTCGCGTCGATGATGACGGCGACCGTCGCGGGCCGGGTCGCCTCGCCCACGGCCCGGCGATGGCTGGGTGTGCTCGGTGCGGCGATGTTCGTCGCGTGCACCGTGTGGATGAGCACGGACGCCTTCGGACCCACCCCGGCCCTGTGGTCGGCGTGGATTCCGGCCGGCGTGCTCGGCGGTGGCGGCATCGGCTTCGTCGTCACGGTGCTGGGCACCGCGGCCGCGAGTTCCCTTCCACCGCAGCAGTTCGCCGCCGGAACCGGCATGAACCTGACCGCGCGGCAGGTGGGCGGCGCGCTCGGCGTCGCCGTGCTGGCCGCCGTGTTCGCGGCGCGGCCCGACGATCCGCTCGGCGCGTTCCACACCGTCTTCGCGGTGTGCGCGGGCATCGCCGCCGTGGCCGCCTGCTTGGCGGCGCTACCGACCCGCACTCCCGCATTCTCCGCCGACAAACAGGAAAGATAATGAGCGACAACAGTATTCGTACCGAAGCGAACGACCCGCTGCTGCTGCCGCCCGCGGAACAGCGACGCCTGCTCGCCGACGCCCCATGGCAGCGCTACGCGGTGCTCGGCGACTCCATCGCGCAGGGCGTCGGCGACCCGAGCCCGGGATACGAACCGGTGGGCTGGGCCGATCGCGTCGCGAGCGTCCTCACCGCGGTCCGCCCGGGTCTGGCCTATCTGAACACCGGCCGGATCGGCGCCACCTCCGCCCAGGTCCTCGCCGAGCAGCTGCCCGCCGTGCTCGAATTCCAGCCCGATCTCGTGCATCTCAGCTGCGGCGGCAACGACCTCTTCCTGCCCGGCGGCGACCTCGCCGAGCTGCGGACGAACCTGGACACCCTGTTCGCGACGTTGACCCGCACCGGCGCGCAGGTCGTCACGTTCACCCTGGCCGATGTCTGGGAAGTCGAGCGCATGGCGCCTATGCGCCCGATGCGCGAGCGGATGGCCGCGCTCAACGATATGGTCCGCGAACTGGCCGCCCGCTACGACGCACTCCTGCTCGAACTCTGGGACCACCCGCTGCGCCTGCGGCCGGACCTGATGAGCGCCGACCTCATCCACTTCAGCATGAGCGGCCACGCCGTGCTGGCCTCGGACATGGTGCGCACGTTGGCCGGTCACGTCCTCGCGCCGCGCTGACGGCGACGAAGGGGGGAGGCAGCTGCGGCAGCGGATGCCTCCCCCACGTTTCGAGGCGGGCGTCCACCGAGCTGCCACGCTCCGACGGTCAGCGTGACAGCGGCACACGGGGAGCGCCCGAGGATTCGCGCGGCCCCATGGGTTCGTTGCGCAACCTCGTGAGAACCGGCCGAGGGGCACGCCTGGCTCGAAGCATCGACGCTCCGCAAGCGAATGGAAGCAGTGTCGTGCGACCGCATCGGTCCATCGCACGGCCCAGATCAGACCGACCGAAGGGCGCACCCGGCTCGGAGCATCGACGCTCCGCAAGCGGATGGGAAGCAGTGTCGACGTCTCGGAAGATTTTTCGCGACCGCATCGGTCCATCGCACGGCCCAGTTGAGACCGCCGAGGGGGGCGCACCTGGCTCGGACGCTCCGCAAGACGGACCTCGTGACCGTGCCTCCGCAGGATCGGCACTTCGCGACCGCCGACGCCCGTCGGCACTGCCCGCGGGACCGCCCTGCATGCCCTGCACCGGTCGCCCGTCACGGTGCCGCGCCGGGTCGATCGTCCGTTCCGTAGCGGTCGAGCAGTTCGGCGCCCAGGCGGGCCAGCTCGGCGCGGACCTCGGCAGGACCGAGGACCTCGATCGAAGCGCCCCAACCGGCCAGCTGCTGGGCGAGCATCCAGGCGGTGGGCGCGGTGACGCGGACGCGGACGCGGCCGTCGTCGGCAGGACCGTCCACGACGCAGTTCCTGCCCTGCTGGTCGCGCAGAATCGGCAGCAGGCGTTCGGAGATCAACAGGGTGGCGGCGGTGGTCGCGCGCCGCCGTTCCATCTCCTCGACCACCTGCCCCCAAGCGGCGGCGAGATCGAAATCGTCCGGGCGGTGCGCGGGTTCGCCGGTGACCAGCGCCTCGGCGATCCGATCGACGCGAAACGTCCGCTGCCCCTGCTCGGTCCCGGCGACCAAATACCAGACGGCGTCCTTGTCCACCAGTCCCCACGGGTCGACCAGACGCTCGGACCGCTCGCCGGTGCGGTTCGCATAGCGCAGCCGCACCTTGTTGCGCTGCACGACGGCGCGTTGCAGCAGGGACACCACCTCCGGCAGCGGGCGATCGGTCGCACCCCAGCGCGCCGGGTCGATCACCACGGCATCTGCCGCCGCTTCCGCATCCCCTCGGAAGGTCTGCGGCAGCGCCCGGACCAGCTTGCGCAGCGCCGACCGGGCCTCCGGCGCCGCGCCCGCGGACGGACCGGCCAGGAGGAACAACGCGCGCGCCTCCCCTGCCGTCAGCCCGCTCAGATCCGTGCGCGCACCTCCCACCAGCGACCAGCCACCGCCGCGCCCGGGCTGCGGATACACCGGCACCCCGGCCGCCGAGAGCGCCTCGAGGTCGCGGCGCGCGGTGGCGACCGAGGTCTCCAGCTCCGTGGCGACCTGCGCGGCCGTCACCCGTCCCCGGCTCTGCATCATCAGCAGGATCGCCACCAATCGGTCCGCTCGCATGCCCTGATTCTGCCGTTGAAAGTGCTCATTCGGTGCGCACTTTGCCTCGGATGATGGAGACAACAACGAAAACAACGACTCGAAGGAGAACCCCATGTTGCGCGGAATGGCGACGAGCACCTTCTACGCCGACGACCTCGAGGCCGCCAAGGACTGGTACACCCGGTTCTTCGGCATCGAGCCCTACTACCACGTCCCGGGCGGCTACTACGAGTTCCGCATCGGCGACTACCAGCACGAATTCGGCATCGTGAACCGCGCCTACGCTCCGGCCGGAGCCCGCAACGCCCCCGGCGGCGCGATCGTCAACTGGCACGTCGACGACCTGCAAGCCGCCTTCGACCGGCTG
Above is a genomic segment from Nocardia sputorum containing:
- a CDS encoding helix-turn-helix transcriptional regulator; this translates as MRADRLVAILLMMQSRGRVTAAQVATELETSVATARRDLEALSAAGVPVYPQPGRGGGWSLVGGARTDLSGLTAGEARALFLLAGPSAGAAPEARSALRKLVRALPQTFRGDAEAAADAVVIDPARWGATDRPLPEVVSLLQRAVVQRNKVRLRYANRTGERSERLVDPWGLVDKDAVWYLVAGTEQGQRTFRVDRIAEALVTGEPAHRPDDFDLAAAWGQVVEEMERRRATTAATLLISERLLPILRDQQGRNCVVDGPADDGRVRVRVTAPTAWMLAQQLAGWGASIEVLGPAEVRAELARLGAELLDRYGTDDRPGAAP
- a CDS encoding TetR/AcrR family transcriptional regulator, whose amino-acid sequence is MTESVTASGRPRETDQRVAKGARARASIARRAAEVASVEGLTGLSIGRLAADLGLSKSGIATLFGSKESLQLAAVQTARQVFIDEVITPSLSEPAGLPRLRALVERWLGQVAEPAFPGGCFRVATLAEFDSRPGPVRDAIAEDRRDWLTFLVKEIRRAQQQGHLDGRAADAVAFELDAVIAAAHTARQMGDEWGVRTAHAVVTDLLGPDD
- a CDS encoding SGNH/GDSL hydrolase family protein → MSDNSIRTEANDPLLLPPAEQRRLLADAPWQRYAVLGDSIAQGVGDPSPGYEPVGWADRVASVLTAVRPGLAYLNTGRIGATSAQVLAEQLPAVLEFQPDLVHLSCGGNDLFLPGGDLAELRTNLDTLFATLTRTGAQVVTFTLADVWEVERMAPMRPMRERMAALNDMVRELAARYDALLLELWDHPLRLRPDLMSADLIHFSMSGHAVLASDMVRTLAGHVLAPR
- a CDS encoding VOC family protein — protein: MLRGMATSTFYADDLEAAKDWYTRFFGIEPYYHVPGGYYEFRIGDYQHEFGIVNRAYAPAGARNAPGGAIVNWHVDDLQAAFDRLLELGATVYDPITPRGDGEGFVTAAVVDPFGNVLGLMYNQHYLDIVAKTGTA
- a CDS encoding MFS transporter, with amino-acid sequence MTEASVRLDSPPTATAATRTLLIACGAAFIAFLDLSVVNIAFPSIARDYPDTATTTLTWIVSGYAVAFAALLTPAGRFADALGRRRLFLGALAGFALTSLLCGLAPTAGWLIAGRVLQGATAALMVPSALGLVLAATPREKIGAAIGAWSAAGGFAAVVGPALGGALVEGFDWRAVFVINVPVALLLIAAALRIPAVDGRPSGGALPDPLGTLAVALGLGGLVAGVTEGQRWGWTSAGTLSALIGGGLLVVAALVRSARHREPAIAVDLWRSRSYALANATSFVFGAAMFAWLLSGPLFLDAIWGYSVLGSAGAMTIGAVASMMTATVAGRVASPTARRWLGVLGAAMFVACTVWMSTDAFGPTPALWSAWIPAGVLGGGGIGFVVTVLGTAAASSLPPQQFAAGTGMNLTARQVGGALGVAVLAAVFAARPDDPLGAFHTVFAVCAGIAAVAACLAALPTRTPAFSADKQER